In one window of Oryzias melastigma strain HK-1 linkage group LG5, ASM292280v2, whole genome shotgun sequence DNA:
- the nprl2 gene encoding GATOR complex protein NPRL2, whose product MVTRIECIFFSEFHPTLGPKITYQVPEEYISRELFDTVQVYIITKPELQNKLITVTAMEKKLIGCPVCIEHKKYRRNALLFNLGLVCDAKTDTCALEPIVKKLSGYLTTLELESGFISNEESKQKLLPIMSTLLDDLNATGACTLPIDDSNTIHLKLIPLRKDPQIVQEYDVPVFAQCKEHFIKSQWDLTTQQILPYIDGFRHIQKISAEADVELNLVRIAVQNLLYYGVVTLVSIFQYSNVYCTTPKVQSLIDDKSIQEECLNYVSKQGQKRASLRDVFQLYCGLSPGTTVRDLCSRYAQQLQRVDERRLIQFGLMKSLIRRLQKYPVKVIRDERSRPPRLYTGCHSYDEICCKTGISYQELDERLENDPNIVICWK is encoded by the exons ATGGTCACTCGGATAGAGTGCATATTCTTTAGTGAGTTTCACCCCACACTGGGTCCAAAGATTACATATCAG GTCCCAGAAGAATACATCTCAAGAGAACTGTTTGACACAGTCCAGGTTTATATCATCACCAAGCCTGAGCTGCAAAACAAACTAATAACAGT CACAGCTATGGAGAAAAAGTTAATCGGATGTCCTGTGTGCATTGAACATAAAAAGTACAGACGAAACGCCCTCCTCTTTAACCTCGGCCTGGTGTGCGACGCTAAGACTGATACTTGTGCCCTTGAGCCAATTGTCAAGAAGCTGTCTGGGTACCTCACAACCTTAGAG CTAGAGAGTGGTTTTATTTCTAATGAGGAGAGCAAACAGAAGCTTCTACCAATCATGTCGACCTTGTTAGATGACCTTAATGCAACCGGAGCCTGCACTTTACCAATTG ATGACTCGAACACGATTCACTTAAAGCTGATCCCACTGCGGAAGGACCCCCAGATCGTCCAGGAGTATGACGTGCCCGTCTTTGCGCAGTGCAAAGAACATTTTATCAAATCTCAGTGGGATCTCACCACTCAACAG ATCCTGCCCTACATTGACGGTTTTAGACACATCCAAAAAATTTCTGCGGAAGCAGACGTGGAATTAAATCTTGTTCGCATTGCGGTTCAGAATCTCCT GTATTATGGAGTTGTGACTTTGGTGTCAATATTCCAG TACTCTAATGTTTACTGCACAACCCCCAAAGTCCAGAGTCTCATTGACGACAAATCCATTCAGGAGGAGTGTCTCAATTATGTTTCCAAACAGG GTCAAAAGCGTGCCAGCCTGAGAGATGTGTTCCAGTTGTACTGCGGTTTGAGCCCAGGAACCACGGTGCGGGACCTTTGCTCCCGCTACGCTCAGCAGCTTCAAAGGGTTGATGAAAG aAGGTTGATCCAGTTCGGCCTAATGAAGTCTCTCATTCGACGGCTGCAGAAATACCCCGTGAAGGTGATCCGCGATGAGCGCAGCCGACCCCCGAGACTCTACACCGGCTGTCATAGTTATGATGAGATCTGCTGTAAAACAG GGATTAGTTACCAGGAACTGGACGAGCGTCTGGAAAACGACCCGAACATTGTCATCTGTTGGAAGTGA